The genomic interval CAAATGGCACAAATGCTATTTAGACCTTTACGTCAAATTGCAGATAAATTTAACCAGTTACAAATGGGTATTGTTTCTGGAGAACGTGTTTTTAAGGTTTTAGATACTCACAGTAGTATTGTTAAAAACGGAACAATTACAGCTGGAAACTTGAAAGGAAATATCAATTTAAAAGATGTTAGATTCAGTTATATAGAAGGTGAAGAAGTTTTAAAAGGAATTTCTTTGGATGTGAAAAGTGGACAAACGGTAGCCATTGTTGGCGCAACAGGAGCTGGAAAATCTACTATTATCAATTTAATAAACCGTTTTTATGAAATAGATAGTGGTACTATTTGTGTTGATGATATTTCTATAGATCAATATACTTTAGAGAGTTTAAGAAATCAAGTTGCAGTAGTTTTACAAGATGTATTTTTGTTTTCAGATTCAATTCTGAATAATATTACTTTAAAAGATAAAAATATCACTTTAGAAGAAGTAGAAAAGGCAGCAAAACAAATTGGAATTCATGATTTTATTATGACACTTCCAGGAGGTTATCAATACAATGTAAAAGAGCGTGGTGCTATGCTATCATCCGGTCAGCGACAATTAATTGCTTTTTTACGCGCTTATGTAAGCAAACCAAGTATTTTAATTTTAGACGAAGCTACTTCTTCGGTAGATTCTCATGCGGAGCAAATGATTCAATATGCTACAGAAACCATTACAAAAGGTAGAACTTCAATTGTAATTGCACATCGATTAGCAACCATAAAACAAGCGGATAAAATTATTGTTATGGATAATGGGTTAATTGTGGAAGAAGGAACTCATAATGAGTTGTTAGAAAGGGAGAAAGGATATTATAAAAACCTATACGACAAGCAATTTAGCATACAGAAAGCTTCTTAAAATCATTTTTTTTGATTTACATTTGTAATACTAATAATACAAATCAAAAAAAAATGAAAAAAATAGTTGTATCAATTTTCGTAATAGGAGCATTAGTATTTTCTTCTTGTAAATCTGAAAAGAAAGATGTAAAAGAAGTAGTTGTAGAAACCGAAACGGTTGTTAATGAAGATTTAGAGTTGGTTGAGGAAGAAGAAATTGAGGAAGAAGTTAGTAAAGAGTTAACTTCTGCAGTAGAAGGAGTTACAATTCCTAGTTTTTCTAATGAGGCTGTAACACAGAATCTATTAGGTTATGCTCAATATGCTAAAAATTATATAGAAGCTAAGGGTGATTTTGTTAAAATTACAGGTATGGCATCTAAAGGAGCTTCTTTATTAAAAGAAGGAAAAAAATTAACTTCTACATTAGACAAAAGTGAAGTAGAAAAATACAAAAGTGTATTAGCCGCTATTCAATCAAAAATGGCAGCAGCTAACTAGAAAATACTTATTATAAATAGAAAAAGGTTCTCAATTTTGAGAACCTTTTTTTTATGTGTTTTTTTAATGTTTAATAAGTTTACATTAAATCTTTTTTTAGTTTTTCATCCAGTTCCTTAAAATCAGAATACAACTCAAATCCACCATCTTTTATATAAGAAATTTCCCCAGTTTC from Polaribacter sejongensis carries:
- a CDS encoding ABC transporter ATP-binding protein is translated as MEGKTGNAFDLQIFLRLMSFAKRYKLNFFIAVFSTILLSFVALLNPYLIKETVDKYITEKDAQGLINNIILMFVIVLVEVLLRFTFIYFANWVGQHIIRDIRAKTFRHILQFKMSYFDKNSVGKLVTRVVSDIETIAAFFSSGVFTIVSDVLQMFAVAALMFYFNWKLALIALAVLPILIYATSVFQKAIKATFQEVRNQVANLNGFVQERVTGMKIVQLFNREKIEYKNFNDINNKHKEAYVKTIWYFSIFFPIAEILSSIGIGLIVWFGSKQIIGGAVPGPGTVMAFVQMAQMLFRPLRQIADKFNQLQMGIVSGERVFKVLDTHSSIVKNGTITAGNLKGNINLKDVRFSYIEGEEVLKGISLDVKSGQTVAIVGATGAGKSTIINLINRFYEIDSGTICVDDISIDQYTLESLRNQVAVVLQDVFLFSDSILNNITLKDKNITLEEVEKAAKQIGIHDFIMTLPGGYQYNVKERGAMLSSGQRQLIAFLRAYVSKPSILILDEATSSVDSHAEQMIQYATETITKGRTSIVIAHRLATIKQADKIIVMDNGLIVEEGTHNELLEREKGYYKNLYDKQFSIQKAS